One window of the Bdellovibrionales bacterium genome contains the following:
- a CDS encoding formimidoylglutamase: MSQFEPCSTDLFFKSTKEGDKRLGEFVSPRRAPDSCIIAGYPDDEGIKLNGGRLGAALAPDLIRKHFYKMTPSPWASNAKSFFDLGNLKLNSPLEARHEAVKAVSYSHMEKGHRWIGLGGGNDYAYAEGAGFLRAQRNSKHRPLVINFDAHLDVRPTTQGLSSGTPFYRLLSDTELGEFDFVEMGIQAHCNSPTHYEWAKSKGAKILTLEELNFKNNFVQTSLDTLAPLLLSPRPTYLSLDMDSFSSAYAPGCSASYATGFIPHEFLTLFQILNQRLDVRCLGIFEVSPPLDIDERTAKLAAQVLHVFLHS; the protein is encoded by the coding sequence ATGAGCCAGTTTGAACCGTGTTCGACAGATCTTTTTTTTAAGTCGACGAAGGAGGGAGACAAGCGCTTAGGTGAATTTGTCAGCCCTCGACGGGCTCCCGACTCTTGCATCATTGCGGGCTATCCCGACGACGAAGGAATCAAACTCAACGGCGGACGCCTCGGCGCCGCCCTCGCTCCCGATCTCATCCGTAAACACTTTTATAAAATGACGCCCTCTCCTTGGGCTTCCAACGCCAAATCTTTTTTTGATCTCGGAAATTTAAAATTAAATTCGCCCCTGGAGGCTCGACACGAAGCCGTCAAAGCCGTTTCTTACTCCCATATGGAAAAGGGACATCGCTGGATCGGTCTCGGTGGCGGCAACGATTACGCCTACGCCGAAGGAGCTGGCTTTCTCAGGGCTCAGCGGAATTCAAAGCACCGGCCGCTAGTGATTAATTTTGACGCCCATCTCGATGTACGACCGACCACGCAAGGTCTTTCAAGTGGCACGCCGTTCTATCGCTTGCTCAGCGATACGGAGCTCGGAGAATTTGATTTTGTCGAAATGGGAATTCAAGCTCACTGCAATAGTCCCACTCATTACGAATGGGCCAAAAGCAAAGGTGCAAAAATTCTGACGTTGGAAGAGCTCAACTTTAAAAACAATTTCGTGCAAACCTCACTCGACACGCTGGCTCCCCTTTTGTTATCCCCTCGCCCGACCTACTTGAGCCTCGATATGGACTCCTTCTCCTCCGCCTACGCCCCGGGCTGTAGTGCCAGTTACGCCACCGGGTTCATTCCTCACGAATTTCTCACTCTGTTTCAAATTTTAAATCAACGCCTCGATGTCCGCTGCCTCGGCATTTTTGAAGTCTCTCCTCCTCTCGACATCGACGAACGCACCGCTAAATTGGCGGCCCAGGTGCTCCATGTCTTCCTCCACTCTTAA
- a CDS encoding superoxide dismutase [Fe] (SodB; iron binding; present under aerobic and anaerobic conditions; destroys free radicals): MAFTLPELPYSKDALTPHMSAETLEYHYGKHHQTYVTKLNELIKGTEFENMSLEDIIKKSSGGVFNNSAQVWNHTFFWNCLSPKGGGEPQGKVADAIKKNFESVEKFKEKFTNAAITQFGSGWAWLVQNPDGSLAITQTSNAETPMTKNQTALLTCDVWEHAYYIDYRNARPKFLEAFWKLVNWDQVAKLLK; this comes from the coding sequence ATGGCTTTCACTTTACCCGAACTTCCTTACTCAAAAGATGCTCTCACTCCCCACATGTCCGCAGAAACTCTTGAGTATCATTACGGAAAACATCATCAGACTTACGTTACGAAACTCAACGAATTGATCAAAGGCACAGAATTCGAAAACATGTCTCTCGAAGACATCATCAAAAAATCCTCTGGCGGAGTTTTCAACAACTCGGCTCAAGTTTGGAATCACACGTTCTTTTGGAATTGCTTAAGCCCTAAAGGTGGCGGCGAGCCCCAAGGCAAAGTCGCAGACGCCATCAAAAAGAATTTCGAGTCTGTCGAAAAATTTAAAGAAAAATTCACTAACGCCGCCATCACTCAGTTTGGAAGTGGTTGGGCTTGGCTCGTGCAAAACCCAGATGGCTCACTCGCCATCACACAGACTTCAAATGCCGAAACACCAATGACTAAGAACCAGACGGCACTTTTAACTTGTGATGTTTGGGAGCACGCATACTACATCGATTACCGTAATGCTCGTCCGAAGTTTCTCGAAGCCTTCTGGAAACTCGTCAACTGGGACCAAGTGGCAAAGCTTTTAAAGTAG
- a CDS encoding DUF2541 family protein produces MKAILFLGTLVFVASQAVANPDPKDIFNFVFDVIQDQINKDNGPQHYGPGHGYGPGFPGGPHHPGNPGPGWPPPPPPPVANKVILEQNGANLLLGRTFIQNKAVDSVDFPACNASANQRVTHLIVRAQQSAVQLNRVRVTYANGQEIVLLQNVALQKGQSTTWIPLDQARCVRKIRVNGEAFGPGPYSKTAVVSFIGYIEGY; encoded by the coding sequence ATGAAAGCAATTCTATTTTTAGGGACATTGGTGTTTGTCGCGTCTCAAGCCGTGGCGAATCCAGATCCCAAAGACATATTTAATTTCGTATTTGATGTGATCCAAGATCAGATCAACAAAGATAATGGTCCTCAACATTATGGACCCGGTCATGGATACGGTCCTGGTTTTCCTGGCGGTCCTCATCATCCCGGCAACCCCGGTCCCGGTTGGCCACCACCGCCGCCACCTCCTGTTGCGAACAAAGTGATTCTTGAGCAAAACGGCGCCAATCTTCTTTTAGGTCGAACGTTCATTCAGAATAAAGCTGTCGACAGCGTCGACTTCCCGGCCTGTAACGCGAGCGCGAACCAACGCGTGACTCATTTGATCGTGCGCGCTCAGCAGAGTGCCGTTCAGCTCAATCGTGTGCGCGTGACTTATGCCAACGGGCAAGAGATCGTACTTTTGCAGAACGTTGCTCTTCAGAAAGGTCAAAGCACGACGTGGATTCCGTTAGATCAAGCTCGCTGCGTGCGCAAGATCCGTGTGAACGGTGAGGCTTTCGGTCCTGGACCTTATTCAAAAACAGCGGTTGTTTCCTTTATCGGTTATATCGAAGGATACTAA
- a CDS encoding zinc carboxypeptidase yields MNWGMIRTAAAVLVISQTAFAGDYWFELKAKDKYERSDLAAQGFDIVSVEKDRVTVVGDESEIEKAEQTGRLISVYKSGMSPFDFPAKDEQFHNYKEQTEILQGIVKKYPEIATLESIGKTAEQREIWVLRLSKAKPSADLPATLLMGGHHAREHVSVEVPLFLAKYLIENYEKKNPRIVAMLESQEVFIIPQLNIDGSEYDIEGGKYKSWRKNRSRNANGTFGTDLNRNYGFGWGDVGASSNPASDTYHGPNPFSEPESQAVKNFIEKHLNISVLVSYHTFSELILWPWGHVDEELPNKKDLAVFKTMGNAMAKMTGYTPMKSGDLYLASGDTCDWAYGVHGIFAFTFELDPKSMWEGGFYPGQSVLTEVFNKNLEPALYMIESSKNPYGVNP; encoded by the coding sequence ATGAATTGGGGAATGATCCGCACGGCTGCGGCAGTTTTAGTAATATCTCAGACCGCATTCGCGGGTGATTATTGGTTCGAATTAAAAGCCAAAGACAAATACGAACGCAGCGATCTTGCGGCTCAGGGCTTTGATATTGTCAGTGTTGAAAAAGATCGGGTGACCGTCGTCGGTGACGAATCCGAAATTGAAAAGGCCGAACAAACGGGCCGTTTAATATCAGTTTATAAATCGGGAATGTCTCCGTTTGATTTCCCCGCAAAGGACGAACAGTTTCATAACTACAAAGAGCAAACAGAAATTCTTCAGGGTATTGTTAAAAAATATCCAGAGATCGCAACTCTGGAGTCCATCGGAAAAACGGCGGAGCAAAGAGAGATTTGGGTTTTACGTTTATCGAAAGCCAAGCCGTCGGCTGATTTGCCCGCGACCTTGTTGATGGGCGGTCACCATGCGCGTGAGCACGTTTCGGTTGAAGTTCCCTTATTTCTCGCGAAGTATTTGATCGAGAATTATGAGAAGAAAAATCCCCGGATCGTTGCGATGTTAGAGAGTCAGGAAGTGTTCATTATTCCGCAGCTCAATATCGACGGTTCGGAATACGATATCGAAGGCGGCAAATATAAAAGTTGGCGCAAAAACCGCTCGCGAAACGCCAACGGGACTTTCGGAACGGATCTTAATCGCAATTATGGTTTTGGCTGGGGAGATGTGGGCGCAAGTTCAAATCCTGCGAGCGACACTTATCACGGCCCCAACCCTTTTAGCGAACCGGAAAGTCAGGCGGTGAAAAACTTTATCGAAAAGCATTTAAACATTTCGGTATTAGTGAGTTATCACACGTTTTCGGAATTGATTCTTTGGCCCTGGGGACATGTCGACGAAGAGCTTCCCAACAAAAAAGATCTCGCGGTTTTTAAGACCATGGGGAACGCCATGGCGAAAATGACGGGCTACACACCTATGAAATCCGGTGATCTTTATTTGGCAAGTGGGGACACCTGCGATTGGGCTTACGGTGTCCATGGGATCTTCGCCTTCACGTTTGAGTTAGATCCCAAGAGCATGTGGGAGGGTGGCTTCTATCCCGGTCAGAGCGTTCTGACTGAGGTGTTCAATAAAAATCTGGAGCCGGCGCTGTACATGATCGAGAGCTCGAAGAATCCTTATGGGGTTAATCCATAA